In one window of Synchiropus splendidus isolate RoL2022-P1 chromosome 15, RoL_Sspl_1.0, whole genome shotgun sequence DNA:
- the hormad1 gene encoding HORMA domain-containing protein 1 isoform X4, with product MIVTDDGGFSDGHLPTGRQTFPDTRVMILAENACPAATQIIHWLKGCFEAIEKKYLQAATLTISSGLERPEIVTELYRFRIQYTSAGAQMDFQCNDNMTTMECGNATMASSTLVLKLFMLLQDLGPLPGCVRMRMMLSYYHEVTPQQYHPPGFKAADGSALEFEKEPVKLRFGGVDTRFHTIKLDMTTERHRLEQVEPSVCVKESWLFEGEARRKSHAMETETSTDTDTTLADFGSPEAGDKSEGESRCTKRRRLNQATEFF from the exons ATGATTGTGACGGATGACGGTGGCTTCAG tgATGGCCACCTGCCCACTGGACGTCAAACGTTCCCAG ATACTCGCGTCATGATCCTCGCAGAGAACGCTTGTCCTGCAGCCACTCAGATTATTCACTG GCTGAAAGGATGCTTTGAGGCCATCGAGAAAAAATAC CTGCAAGCCGCCACCCTGACG ATTTCCAGTGGTCTGGAAAGACCTGAG ATAGTGACAGAGCTCTACCGCTTCAGGATTCAGTACACTTCTGCTGGAGCGCAGATGGATTTCCAAT GCAACGACAACATGACAACAATGGAATGTGGAAACGCCACGATGGCCAGTTCCACGCTGGTCCTGAAGCTGTTCATGCTCCTGCAGGACCTGGGTCCTCTACCAGGCTGCGTGAGGATGCGCATGATGTTGTCCTATTATCATGAGG TTACTCCTCAGCAGTACCATCCTCCGGGTTTCAAGGCCGCTGACGGAAGTGCTCTTGAGTTTGAGAAGGAGCCAGTGAAATTGCGCTTTGGAGGTGTTGACACTCGGTTCCACACCATCAAACTGGACATGACGACAGAGAGACACAGGCTGGAGCAG GTGGAGCCCAGCGTTTGTGTGAAAGAAAGCTGGCTGTTTGAAGGGGAGGCCAGAAGGAAG TCTCATGCGATGGAGACAGAGACATCCACAGATACAGACACGACTCTTGCAG ATTTTGGTTCCCCAGAGGCAGGAGACAAGTCTGAGGGCGAGAGCCGGTGCACCAAGCGCCGCCGGCTCAACCAAGCCACCGAGTTCTTCTGA
- the hormad1 gene encoding HORMA domain-containing protein 1 isoform X1 produces the protein MTVASVMATCPLDVKRSQFLPRLLPNQLVTEQQSLQLVKKLLTIAVSSVTYLRGLLPEKAYTGKSVGDTRVMILAENACPAATQIIHWLKGCFEAIEKKYLQAATLTISSGLERPEIVTELYRFRIQYTSAGAQMDFQCNDNMTTMECGNATMASSTLVLKLFMLLQDLGPLPGCVRMRMMLSYYHEVTPQQYHPPGFKAADGSALEFEKEPVKLRFGGVDTRFHTIKLDMTTERHRLEQVEPSVCVKESWLFEGEARRKSHAMETETSTDTDTTLADFGSPEAGDKSEGESRCTKRRRLNQATEFF, from the exons ATGACGGTGGCTTCAG tgATGGCCACCTGCCCACTGGACGTCAAACGTTCCCAG tttctGCCTCGGCTGCTGCCAAACCAGTTGGTAACAGAGCAACAATCGCTACAACTGGTGAAGAAGCTTCTGACCATTGCCGTGTCGAGCGTCACCTACCTCCGTGGGCTGCTACCAGAAAAAGCCTACACTGGCAAATCTGTGGGAG ATACTCGCGTCATGATCCTCGCAGAGAACGCTTGTCCTGCAGCCACTCAGATTATTCACTG GCTGAAAGGATGCTTTGAGGCCATCGAGAAAAAATAC CTGCAAGCCGCCACCCTGACG ATTTCCAGTGGTCTGGAAAGACCTGAG ATAGTGACAGAGCTCTACCGCTTCAGGATTCAGTACACTTCTGCTGGAGCGCAGATGGATTTCCAAT GCAACGACAACATGACAACAATGGAATGTGGAAACGCCACGATGGCCAGTTCCACGCTGGTCCTGAAGCTGTTCATGCTCCTGCAGGACCTGGGTCCTCTACCAGGCTGCGTGAGGATGCGCATGATGTTGTCCTATTATCATGAGG TTACTCCTCAGCAGTACCATCCTCCGGGTTTCAAGGCCGCTGACGGAAGTGCTCTTGAGTTTGAGAAGGAGCCAGTGAAATTGCGCTTTGGAGGTGTTGACACTCGGTTCCACACCATCAAACTGGACATGACGACAGAGAGACACAGGCTGGAGCAG GTGGAGCCCAGCGTTTGTGTGAAAGAAAGCTGGCTGTTTGAAGGGGAGGCCAGAAGGAAG TCTCATGCGATGGAGACAGAGACATCCACAGATACAGACACGACTCTTGCAG ATTTTGGTTCCCCAGAGGCAGGAGACAAGTCTGAGGGCGAGAGCCGGTGCACCAAGCGCCGCCGGCTCAACCAAGCCACCGAGTTCTTCTGA
- the hormad1 gene encoding HORMA domain-containing protein 1 isoform X2, with product MMATCPLDVKRSQFLPRLLPNQLVTEQQSLQLVKKLLTIAVSSVTYLRGLLPEKAYTGKSVGDTRVMILAENACPAATQIIHWLKGCFEAIEKKYLQAATLTISSGLERPEIVTELYRFRIQYTSAGAQMDFQCNDNMTTMECGNATMASSTLVLKLFMLLQDLGPLPGCVRMRMMLSYYHEVTPQQYHPPGFKAADGSALEFEKEPVKLRFGGVDTRFHTIKLDMTTERHRLEQVEPSVCVKESWLFEGEARRKSHAMETETSTDTDTTLADFGSPEAGDKSEGESRCTKRRRLNQATEFF from the exons A tgATGGCCACCTGCCCACTGGACGTCAAACGTTCCCAG tttctGCCTCGGCTGCTGCCAAACCAGTTGGTAACAGAGCAACAATCGCTACAACTGGTGAAGAAGCTTCTGACCATTGCCGTGTCGAGCGTCACCTACCTCCGTGGGCTGCTACCAGAAAAAGCCTACACTGGCAAATCTGTGGGAG ATACTCGCGTCATGATCCTCGCAGAGAACGCTTGTCCTGCAGCCACTCAGATTATTCACTG GCTGAAAGGATGCTTTGAGGCCATCGAGAAAAAATAC CTGCAAGCCGCCACCCTGACG ATTTCCAGTGGTCTGGAAAGACCTGAG ATAGTGACAGAGCTCTACCGCTTCAGGATTCAGTACACTTCTGCTGGAGCGCAGATGGATTTCCAAT GCAACGACAACATGACAACAATGGAATGTGGAAACGCCACGATGGCCAGTTCCACGCTGGTCCTGAAGCTGTTCATGCTCCTGCAGGACCTGGGTCCTCTACCAGGCTGCGTGAGGATGCGCATGATGTTGTCCTATTATCATGAGG TTACTCCTCAGCAGTACCATCCTCCGGGTTTCAAGGCCGCTGACGGAAGTGCTCTTGAGTTTGAGAAGGAGCCAGTGAAATTGCGCTTTGGAGGTGTTGACACTCGGTTCCACACCATCAAACTGGACATGACGACAGAGAGACACAGGCTGGAGCAG GTGGAGCCCAGCGTTTGTGTGAAAGAAAGCTGGCTGTTTGAAGGGGAGGCCAGAAGGAAG TCTCATGCGATGGAGACAGAGACATCCACAGATACAGACACGACTCTTGCAG ATTTTGGTTCCCCAGAGGCAGGAGACAAGTCTGAGGGCGAGAGCCGGTGCACCAAGCGCCGCCGGCTCAACCAAGCCACCGAGTTCTTCTGA
- the hormad1 gene encoding HORMA domain-containing protein 1 isoform X3 — protein sequence MATCPLDVKRSQFLPRLLPNQLVTEQQSLQLVKKLLTIAVSSVTYLRGLLPEKAYTGKSVGDTRVMILAENACPAATQIIHWLKGCFEAIEKKYLQAATLTISSGLERPEIVTELYRFRIQYTSAGAQMDFQCNDNMTTMECGNATMASSTLVLKLFMLLQDLGPLPGCVRMRMMLSYYHEVTPQQYHPPGFKAADGSALEFEKEPVKLRFGGVDTRFHTIKLDMTTERHRLEQVEPSVCVKESWLFEGEARRKSHAMETETSTDTDTTLADFGSPEAGDKSEGESRCTKRRRLNQATEFF from the exons ATGGCCACCTGCCCACTGGACGTCAAACGTTCCCAG tttctGCCTCGGCTGCTGCCAAACCAGTTGGTAACAGAGCAACAATCGCTACAACTGGTGAAGAAGCTTCTGACCATTGCCGTGTCGAGCGTCACCTACCTCCGTGGGCTGCTACCAGAAAAAGCCTACACTGGCAAATCTGTGGGAG ATACTCGCGTCATGATCCTCGCAGAGAACGCTTGTCCTGCAGCCACTCAGATTATTCACTG GCTGAAAGGATGCTTTGAGGCCATCGAGAAAAAATAC CTGCAAGCCGCCACCCTGACG ATTTCCAGTGGTCTGGAAAGACCTGAG ATAGTGACAGAGCTCTACCGCTTCAGGATTCAGTACACTTCTGCTGGAGCGCAGATGGATTTCCAAT GCAACGACAACATGACAACAATGGAATGTGGAAACGCCACGATGGCCAGTTCCACGCTGGTCCTGAAGCTGTTCATGCTCCTGCAGGACCTGGGTCCTCTACCAGGCTGCGTGAGGATGCGCATGATGTTGTCCTATTATCATGAGG TTACTCCTCAGCAGTACCATCCTCCGGGTTTCAAGGCCGCTGACGGAAGTGCTCTTGAGTTTGAGAAGGAGCCAGTGAAATTGCGCTTTGGAGGTGTTGACACTCGGTTCCACACCATCAAACTGGACATGACGACAGAGAGACACAGGCTGGAGCAG GTGGAGCCCAGCGTTTGTGTGAAAGAAAGCTGGCTGTTTGAAGGGGAGGCCAGAAGGAAG TCTCATGCGATGGAGACAGAGACATCCACAGATACAGACACGACTCTTGCAG ATTTTGGTTCCCCAGAGGCAGGAGACAAGTCTGAGGGCGAGAGCCGGTGCACCAAGCGCCGCCGGCTCAACCAAGCCACCGAGTTCTTCTGA
- the ctsk gene encoding cathepsin K, producing the protein MLFWGFLLLSVAAAHGSHLNLDSLWDQWKSKHRKQYRGLESEGLRRSIWEKNLQMIEAHNQAADLGLHSYHLGMNHLGDMTSEEVLEKLTGLEPPPRRSSNNTLAFEGLTRIPKSLDYRKKGLVTAVKDQGSCGSCWAFSSAGALEGQLAKTTGQLRNLSPQNLVDCVTENSGCGGGYMTKAFAYVRDNQGIDSEEAYPYVGQEQSCLFSTSGVAADCKGFREVPLGDEHALAVALYKAGPVSIGIDASQSSFQFYQRGIYYDANCNKEDINHAMLAVGYGVTSKGRKFWIIKNSWSEQWGEQGYILMARNRGNLCGIANLASYPVM; encoded by the exons atGCTGTTTTGGggtttcctcctcctcagtgtgGCAGCAGCTCACGGTAGTCACTTGAATCTGGACTCTCTCTGGGATCAATGGAAGTCAAAACACAGGAAGCAATACAGAGGTTTG GAAAGCGAGGGGCTCCGGCGCTCCATTTGGGAGAAAAACCTACAGATGATCGAGGCCCACAACCAGGCAGCAGACTTGGGTCTGCACTCCTACCATCTGGGCATGAATCACCTGGGAGATATG ACGTCTGAGGAAGTTCTGGAGAAGCTGACGGGACTTGAGCCGCCACCGAGGCGAAGCAGCAACAACACGCTTGCCTTTGAAGGTCTGACCCGGATCCCTAAATCTCTGGACTATCGCAAGAAAGGTCTGGTGACAGCGGTGAAAGATCAG GGCTCCTGCGGATCCTGCTGGGCCTTCAGCTCCGCTGGTGCCCTGGAGGGCCAGCTGGCCAAGACCACAGGCCAGCTGAGGAACCTGAGTCCTCAGAACCTGGTGGACTGTGTAACAGAGAACAGTGGCTGTGGTGGCGGTTACATGACCAAGGCTTTCGCTTACGTGCGTGACAACCAGGGGATTGACTCGGAGGAGGCGTACCCTTACGTGGGGCAG GAGCAGTCGTGTCTGTTCAGCACCTCAGGCGTAGCTGCGGACTGTAAGGGCTTCCGCGAGGTTCCGCTAGGGGATGAGCACGCGTTGGCGGTGGCCCTTTACAAAGCGGGTCCAGTGTCAATTGGTATCGATGCTTCACAGAGCAGCTTCCAGTTCTACCAGCGAG GTATTTACTATGACGCCAACTGCAACAAGGAGGACATCAACCACGCCATGCTAGCTGTGGGCTACGGGGTCACCTCCAAGGGCCGCAAGTTCTGGATCATCAAAAACAG CTGGAGTGAACAGTGGGGCGAGCAGGGCTACATCCTGATGGCCCGTAACCGCGGAAACCTGTGTGGCATTGCCAACCTGGCCAGCTACCCCGTCATGTGA